A region of Drosophila suzukii chromosome 2L, CBGP_Dsuzu_IsoJpt1.0, whole genome shotgun sequence DNA encodes the following proteins:
- the LOC108009837 gene encoding uncharacterized protein yields MFLQVFFKDVNKFRHTVFINVNLNFTVSKLKSELFKSVKIPVQRQVIMFLGTILTDDFPVAKAFNRKRADLQAFDGEELVCLLRFRDKMEFKETLSTSSSRMSQKKEKPQDAQSEFVGLEDGCSSASSSASSISSSEMLTPTQSSACVQSTVNEQGCGDPCQINCCDQGGEGRPPYARVMPEDRRYGVVITNECDPCDCNFDCVLQHLMESFHSAVDVATLSFSECTPAVSFDCFLLMVSRDSDTSDWLLRAMRPMNPPYQCTTFIKHFQLVRCSFVIPMVVERELCRIFHIMEKQNCGLDLSKWCVVRKTALDPCSEDYARKVLFEWSINYELVVYMDNYSKDYIENNCGKILYIFWHLPVDFSTDLTCQ; encoded by the coding sequence ATGTTTTTGCAAGTATTTTTCAAGGATGTAAACAAGTTTAGACATACAGTCTTTATTAATGTGAATCTAAATTTTACTGTGTCAAAACTAAAATCTGAGTTATTTAAAAGTGTCAAAATTCCAGTTCAACGACAAGTAATCATGTTCCTCGGTACGATCCTCACAGACGACTTCCCTGTAGCCAAGGCATTCAACAGGAAAAGAGCGGATCTGCAGGCCTTCGACGGCGAAGAGCTGGTTTGTCTTTTGCGTTTTCGCGACAAAATGGAGTTTAAGGAGACTCTGTCGACCTCATCTTCAAGGATGTCTCAGAAAAAGGAAAAGCCTCAGGACGCTCAATCTGAGTTCGTCGGTTTGGAAGACGGCTGCTCCTCAGCCTCAAGTTCTGCTTCAAGTATCAGTAGCTCCGAAATGTTAACCCCGACCCAGAGTTCGGCCTGTGTTCAATCCACCGTGAATGAGCAAGGATGCGGAGATCCCTGCCAAATCAATTGCTGTGACCAGGGCGGAGAGGGTCGTCCTCCCTACGCCAGGGTCATGCCGGAGGATCGGCGGTACGGGGTCGTGATCACCAACGAGTGCGACCCGTGCGACTGCAACTTCGACTGCGTCCTGCAGCACCTTATGGAATCATTCCACTCGGCGGTTGATGTGGCCACTTTGAGCTTTAGCGAGTGTACTCCTGCCGTGTCCTTTGACTGCTTCCTGCTGATGGTGTCCAGGGACAGCGACACCAGCGACTGGCTCCTGCGTGCCATGCGACCTATGAACCCTCCCTACCAGTGCACCACCTTTATAAAGCACTTCCAGCTGGTCAGGTGTTCCTTCGTCATCCCCATGGTCGTGGAGCGAGAGCTGTGCCGCATCTTCCACATCATGGAGAAGCAGAACTGCGGTCTGGATCTGAGTAAATGGTGCGTAGTTCGAAAGACTGCTCTGGACCCCTGCTCCGAGGACTATGCACGGAAGGTACTCTTCGAATGGTCCATCAACTACGAACTGGTAGTTTACATGGACAACTACTCGAAGGATTACATAGAGAACAACTGTGGAAAAATTTTGTACATATTTTGGCACCTACCCGTCGACTTTTCCACCGACCTGACATGCCAATGA
- the LOC108005325 gene encoding uncharacterized protein: MDHRITIFGVSLLVAFLVCSEAPFVKMTNFFCESYNKSWVLIHYCRLKAYSRNKTSLHINATFIEPANNIFVHMKLMKKASGYKPFLVDYNFDACEFMRRRNQPVAKIIWNLIKDVSTVNHTCPYVGLQMVSDFHRIEVPVSLPTGEYLLLIDWIFDGKPQFATNVYFTFVEDLFPKRPPHG, translated from the exons ATGGATCATAGAATTACAATTTTTGGAGTATCATTGCTAGTTGCTTTTCTAGTCTGTAGT GAGGCTCCATTTGTTAAAATGACAAATTTCTTTTGTGAGTCGTACAACAAATCGTGGGTTCTTATTCATTATTGCCGCCTGAAGGCCTATTCCCGAAACAAGACCAGCTTGCATATAAATGCCACGTTTATAGAGCCAGCAAATAACATATTCGTTCATATGAAGTTGATGAAGAAGGCCAGTGGATATAAACCGTTTTTAGTTGATTATAACTTCGATGCCTGCGAGTTTATGAGAAGACGGAACCAGCCCGTTGCCAAGATCATCTGGAATTTGATCAAGGATGTATCGACGGTGAACCACACCTGTCCTTATGTG GGCTTACAAATGGTTAGCGATTTCCATCGCATTGAAGTTCCTGTAAGTCTACCAACTGGAGagtatttacttttaatagaTTGGATATTCGATGGTAAGCCGCAGTTTGCcacaaatgtttattttacaTTTGTAGAGGATTTATTTCCGAAAAGGCCACCTCACGGATGA
- the Cyp309a1 gene encoding probable cytochrome P450 309a1, with protein sequence MLTLVGLFLTFVHVSFAGIYFYLTWYHKYWQKRGVVTAEPLTILGTYPGILVNKSRSLILDVQDVYNKYKGKYRAVGTFITRQPQLLILDPALAHEVLVDKFSHFRDTITSSFVGHNPDEKYAERSPFFSAGEEWKRRRTENVGGLTPNRLKQAFTIWEQSGRKLVEYIERARREKGDVIETRDLSYRFTADTMADFIWGIDAGSLSGKVGEIGAFQKTSTDWTVYAFSSMIRYNKSLVATFVRKLFGMRFFTKASEEFFLRLTQDAVKLRQEGCTEGRTDYLSHLIQLQERGNTIHDSVGHALTVHLDGYETSGAVLYHMLYSLSEHREEQEKLRSEILDAFDSDGNISYEKLNGLPYLDQCLNESLRLTTPIGFFIRICTKPTQLDLGNEKTVDLEPGTTVMVPAFQYHHDDDIYPEASEFRPERFENGAASGFNKRGCFLPFGDGPRICLGMRVGQLSVKTAIVHIFSNYLVEQTKKVPLGADTGLGIFLNGDVELKYTKWEK encoded by the exons ATGTTGACCCTAGTGGGTTTGTTCTTGACCTTCGTACACGTGTCCTTCGCTGGGATATACTTTTACCTTACTTGGTACCATAAGTATTGGCAAAAGCGTGGTGTGGTCACTGCCGAACCACTGACCATTTTGGGAACCTATCCGGGCATACTGGTCAACAAGAGCCGCAGTCTTATACTCGATGTTCAGGATGTCTATAA TAAATACAAAGGTAAATACAGGGCTGTTGGAACTTTCATCACTCGACAGCCGCAACTTCTTATTTTGGATCCCGCACTGGCCCATGAGGTTTTGGTGGACAAGTTCAGCCATTTTCGGGACACCATAACCAGCAGTTTTGTGGGCCACAACCCGGATGAGAAATACGCGGAGAGGTCGCCCTTTTTCAGCGCTGGCGAGGAGTGGAAACGAAGGCGCACCGAGAATGTGGGCGGATTGACACCCAATCGACTGAAACAGGCCTTCACCATTTGGGAGCAGAGTGGCCGGAAGCTCGTGGAATACATAGAAAGGGCGAGACGGGAAAAGGGCGATGTCATCGAAACCAGAGAT CTATCCTATCGTTTTACGGCCGACACAATGGCGGACTTTATATGGGGCATTGATGCGGGTTCACTTAGCGGCAAAGTTGGAGAGATCGGGGCCTTCCAGAAGACCTCCACGGACTGGACCGTCTATGCCTTTAGCTCGATGATCCGATACAACAAGAGTCTGGTGGCCACCTTTGTGCGAAAACTGTTCGGCATGCGGTTTTTCACCAAGGCTTCGGAGGAGTTCTTCCTGCGATTGACCCAGGATGCAGTGAAGCTCCGGCAAGAAGGATGTACGGAGGGTCGCACAGACTACCTATCCCATCTCATCCAGCTGCAGGAGCGAGGAAATACCATTCACGACTCCGTGGGTCATGCCCTCACCGTTCATTTGGATGGATACGAAACCTCCGGAGCAGTTCTCTACCACATGCTCTATTCG CTGAGCGAGCACCGGGAAGAGCAGGAAAAGCTGCGATCGGAAATACTAGATGCCTTTGACTCCGATGGGAATATCAGCTACGAAAAGCTCAATGGCCTGCCCTATCTGGATCAATGCTTGAACG AATCTCTTCGACTGACCACTCCCATTGGGTTCTTTATACGGATCTGCACAAAGCCCACCCAGCTTGACTTGGGCAATGAGAAAACCGTGGATTTGGAACCAGGCACTACAGTGATGGTCCCTGCCTTTCAGTACCACCACGATGATGATATCTATCCGGAGGCCAGTGAATTTAGGCCAGAAAGATTTGAGAATGGAGCAGCGAGTGGTTTTAACAAACGTGGATGTTTTCTACCCTTTGGTGATGGTCCTCGTATTTGCTTAG GTATGCGAGTGGGTCAACTGAGTGTTAAGACCGCCATCGTGCACATCTTTTCCAATTATCTGGTGGAGCAGACCAAAAAGGTGCCCCTGGGCGCAGACACCGGCTTGGGGATCTTCCTCAATGGCGATGTCGAACTGAAATATACAAAatgggaaaaataa
- the LOC108010606 gene encoding WD repeat-containing protein 82 has translation MSIRLNDDAMRQFRVAKVFQETDEHKLSLDFSPDGRRLLSCDHSALSVFSSTRQTELCQVHMHHYLPEVACFAQQDTRALHSTSKYDYAIRCLDLETRHCVRVFSGHSKSVHRLASQPGNENVFVSVGRDDHVYVWDFRSSTHVHHMKKLQGPLCAFDPAGLVLATSTDTERIEIHDVRMLGEQPCLKFVYQVNDKAKWTQLQFAPNGKTMLLSTDHSWCFSVSAFDGTFQQSFTGYSNQLRQPLDATYTPDSQFILSGADEGRIHIWRADDGYPVAVLKGNNVGPVRCLRFNPQATMFVSSDLLLAFWMPMANGVYDWVERLPPGETVSFKDEEDVEKEEEPSKSPIAMQQPLVDMSLIRSRLYRKRSRSQVPIVDLTKPPDKKDTLEEGEITED, from the exons ATGTCTATAAGGTTGAACGACGATGCCATGCGGCAGTTCCGGGTGGCCAAGGTGTTCCAGGAGACGGACGAGCACAAGCTCTCGCTGGACTTCTCCCCGGACGGACGACGCCTGCTGTCCTGCGACCACTCGGCCCTCTCGGTCTTCAGCAGCACTCGGCAGACGGAGCTCTGCCAGGTGCACATGCACCACTACCTTCCCGAGGTGGCCTGCTTCGCCCAGCAGGACACTCGCGCCCTGCACTCCACCTCAAAG TATGACTATGCCATCCGTTGTCTGGACCTCGAAACCCGCCACTGCGTCCGAGTTTTCAGTGGTCATTCGAAAAGTGTCCACCGATTGGCCTCCCAGCCAGGAAACGAGAACGTCTTCGTCAGCGTGGGACGGGATGATCATGTTTATGTGTGGGACTTCCGATCCTCCACCCATGTTCATCACATGAAGAAGCTGCAAGGACCGTTGTGCGCCTTCGATCCTGCTGGCTTAGTCCTGGCCACCAGTACGGATACGGAACGCATTGAGATCCATGATGTGCGGATGCTGGGCGAGCAGCCTTGCTTGAAGTTCGTCTACCAGGTGAACGACAAGGCCAAGTGGACACAGCTGCAGTTTGCTCCGAATGGAAAGACTATGCTACTGAGCACCGATCACTCCTGGTGCTTCAGTGTCTCGGCCTTCGATGGCACATTCCAGCAGTCCTTTACAGGGTATTCGAATCAGTTGAGACAGCCACTGGATGCCACCTATACGCCGGACTCGCAGTTTATACTTTCTGGAGCGGATGAGGGTAGGATTCACATTTGGCGGGCTGACGATGGATATCCTGTGGCCGTCCTTAAAGGAAACAATGTGGGTCCAGTGCGATGTCTGCGGTTCAATCCTCAAGCTACCATGTTTGTGAGCAGCGATTTACTGCTCGCCTTCTGGATGCCTATGGCCAATGGTGTTTACGATTGGGTGGAACGCCTGCCGCCCGGAGAAACGGTTTCCTTTAAGGATGAGGAGGATGTTGAGAAGGAGGAGGAGCCTTCCAAGTCACCCATTGCCATGCAGCAACCCTTGGTGGATATGTCACTGATAAGGTCCAGATTATATAGAAAACGGTCACGCTCCCAAGTTCCCATAGTAGACCTCACCAAACCACCAGATAAAAAGGACACCTTGGAAGAAGGCGAAATAACCGAGGACTGA
- the LOC108009576 gene encoding uncharacterized protein, translating to MFLKVFFNNLNKFRQTVFINVKQNFSVANLKSELFKSVKIPVQRQVIMFLGTILTDDFPVAKAFNRNRADLQAFDGQELVCLLHFRDKMEFKETVDLIFNDVPEKRKDSGCSIRVRRFGRRLLLSLKFCFKSTPTQSSACVQSTVNEQGCGDPCQINCCDQGGEGRPPYARVMPEDRRYGVVITNACDPCDCNFDCVLQHLVESLHSAVDVATLSFSECTPAVSFECSLLMVCRDIDTSDWLQRAMRPMNPPYLCTTFIKHFQLVRCSFVIPMVVERELCRIFHIMEKQNCGLDLSKWCVVRKTALDPCSEDYARKVIFEWSINYELVVYMDNCSKDYIENHWGKILFIMWHLPVDFSTDLPCQ from the coding sequence ATGTTTTTGAAAGTGTTTTTCAACAATCTAAACAAGTTTAGGCAGACAGtctttataaatgtaaaacaaaattttagcGTGGCCAATCTTAAATCAGAGTTGTTCAAAAGTGTCAAAATTCCAGTTCAACGACAAGTAATCATGTTCCTCGGTACGATCCTCACAGACGACTTTCCTGTAGCCAAAGCCTTCAACAGGAATAGGGCTGATTTGCAGGCCTTCGACGGCCAAGAACTGGTTTGTCTTTTGCATTTTCGCGACAAAATGGAGTTTAAGGAGACTGTCGACCTCATCTTCAATGATGTCCCAGAAAAACGAAAAGACTCGGGATGCTCAATCCGAGTTCGTCGGTTTGGAAGACGGCTGCTCCTCAGCCTCAAGTTCTGCTTCAAGTCAACCCCGACCCAGAGTTCGGCCTGTGTTCAATCCACCGTGAATGAGCAAGGATGCGGAGATCCCTGCCAAATCAATTGCTGTGACCAGGGCGGAGAGGGTCGTCCTCCCTACGCCAGGGTCATGCCGGAGGATCGGCGGTACGGGGTCGTGATCACCAACGCGTGCGACCCGTGCGACTGCAACTTCGACTGCGTCCTGCAGCACCTGGTGGAATCATTGCACTCGGCGGTTGATGTAGCCACACTCAGTTTCAGCGAGTGTACTCCTGCCGTGTCCTTCGAATGCTCCCTGCTGATGGTGTGCAGGGACATCGACACCAGCGACTGGCTCCAGCGAGCCATGCGACCTATGAACCCTCCCTACCTCTGCACCACCTTTATCAAGCACTTCCAGCTGGTCAGGTGTTCCTTCGTCATCCCCATGGTCGTCGAGCGAGAGCTGTGCCGCATCTTCCACATCATGGAGAAGCAGAACTGCGGTCTGGATCTGAGTAAGTGGTGCGTCGTTCGAAAGACTGCTCTTGACCCCTGCTCCGAGGACTATGCGCGGAAGGTAATCTTCGAATGGTCCATCAATTACGAACTGGTAGTTTACATGGACAACTGCTCAAAGGATTACATAGAGAACCACTGgggaaaaatattattcataATGTGGCACCTTCCCGTCGACTTTTCCACCGACCTGCCGTGTCAATAG